TCAAAATGGGAGATAGAAAAGACATGCTGGATTTTCAGGCAAATGTCCGGGATGATTATGCCATCATTATACCTGCCGGTAAATGGCATAACCTGATTAACACAGGCAATGTACCACTTAAGTTATATTCTATTTATGCACCGCCTGAGCATCCATTTGGTACAGTTCATAAAACTAAAGCAGATGCTGAAGAGCACCACCACGGACGCTAGTATCAAAAGAGAGTTTATAAAAAATGAGCACAAGCAGCAATCCGTATATTCGAATTGTTTGCTTGTGCTTTTATAGTACCAATGGGAAATTGCACTATATCAGGAAGCAAAAAGAACGTCCCTTTGCTTCTCTTCATTCTTATCGCTGAGCTTGTAGTTTGCCTGGTTCAGTTGATGCAATCACGGAAGGTCATTATTATACCTTTATCGTAAAATTGTTTACCCCTGGATATTGTAGTAACCTTTGGTTTTCAATTAGTTATTATACAAATAAAATCGAGAGAAATTATCAAGCATTTGTTTAATTAGTAAAACAGAGGCCAGTTACTTTTCCATTAGATTTCTTTCTGAATAACTTCTGGAACCGCTAAGGAAAAACTCACTACAATGGGGGTCTTTATGTATTGCTTTAACCCCTATTAGTTATATCTATCTATATATAGGCTAACTAACCTTAGTTATATCTGCCTATATATAGAGCACCCCATCTAAGCTATGACCATCTGTACACATATCAACCTAAACTAGATATATCTACATATATATAGACTTACTTAATATAATCCCAAAACATCTATACATTAATCGCTAATTATTATTATGAATTCGTTAAATTATATCTTGCTAAAATGAGTAAATTGTAGTATAATATACTAAAAATAATCCTAGGGAGTGATATTATAATAAAAGATTCAACTAAAAAATGGTCAGCGGTTGAATATCTTGGCTCAAAAGGCGAACCTGTTAACTATATCGAAATGACTAAGGATTTAAAGGCACTAAAACCAGATATATTCCCCCCTAACTATACATCAAAAAACATGGCCTCAATTTTATCCTCTGAGTTAACTAGAAATCCTAAGACTCCTTTCGAGAGAGTAAAAACTGGTTATTACACTGTGAAAAAACCCTATAAAAAGAAGCCTTAATGCAAATAAAATGGTAAGCATGTTCTTATGCTTCTCTCTCATGGTTATTCTCTAACTGATTTCTTTCAAGATTATTGATTTATGGGTAAAGGCCGGAAGCGCTTAAATACGCCTCTGGTTTTTTTATTCTTATTACACTCAGCGTGATAACTCCCATGTAAGCATTCTTTTGTTTAATAAAGTCGATATTTTATCGTTTGTGCAATAATTTGGAATTTTATTTTCTACAAGGAAGGAGTGCTTGTATTTCTGTGGAAATTATACTAACATAAGCCAGCTATTCAAGAATGCACTGATTGAGAAACATCCTATAAAGGAGGAAAATTTAGCAGTTTTAAATGGAATAGGGTGATAAAAGCGAAACGCTATTTTCAACACACTTATAGTGATAGGTAGTATTACGTTATATGGCTACCAAAAAAACTACCCTTGTTTTACTGCTGAATAACTATGGAAAATGCTTATGGCATATCAAGGACCAAATCAAATAAAAGATGATGTCGAACGCGCATTACAGAATCTTCATACTGTGATTCGGACTGAATTAACCGAGCATGAGAATCATAGTGTTATACGAATATATGGTCTAGGCCAGGAGAACACGGTAGTCCAAGGCATCGCAGTATACTTGGTAGGTGCAATTGCAAGTTGTGTAGATTTCAACATGGAGATTAGGACCGCATTGTTCAATGAAGATACGCTGGTACGGGATCTGTATCGAGATGTTACGAATGTTATTGGAGTAAACAATGGGATAAGTGATCGAATAAAGACATATGAAAGAAACCCATGGATATGGGAAGGGATCTCTCACCTTTTCCTTCATCTCTCAATTATGAATCCGGCAAATCACCCTCCAGGGCGTCTTCTGGCAAAGAGCTCCATTCACTTGGATGTTAATGACCATGGTCTTGATATCATTGGCTTATACGGCACGGATAGTTTAGGGGTAACTGCTGGGGAATGCAAGGCATATCTTGAACGACCGGCTGCAGCAATTACAGATGCGGCAAAACGCTTACAAGAGGTCGACAACCTATTAAGGGATGCGGAAATACGAGCAACATTATCCCAGTTTAGGCCAAGCCTGTTACCTGAACAGCAAACCCTGTTGGTTAGGGCGTTTTGGCATGACGAGCGTGCATACTTTCCGATGGTGTGTTGTGATAGTGGACATAGCGTCGATTGGGCACTTAGTCGTGTTGATCTGATTCGTCTCAGACCACCTGTTAATCGAAAGTACCTTGTACCAGCACCTATAGATGGGGCCGACTCTTTCTTCGATATATTATCAGAGGAAATGCGTTGTTATGCCAGTATAACTGTGAGGGCTGATAATGTTTGATACTTTTGCACAGA
This region of Dehalobacter sp. genomic DNA includes:
- a CDS encoding cupin domain-containing protein produces the protein KMGDRKDMLDFQANVRDDYAIIIPAGKWHNLINTGNVPLKLYSIYAPPEHPFGTVHKTKADAEEHHHGR